From the Paenibacillus sp. FSL H8-0548 genome, one window contains:
- the flgG gene encoding flagellar basal body rod protein FlgG: MLRSMYSGVSGMRGFQTKLDVIGNNIANVNTVGFKSGRVMFKDILSQTVAGVTAPEEGARGGVNAKQVGLGVSIGSIDTVHTAGSAMTTNQATDLRIDGDGFFVVRASDDSEMLLTRAGNFTLDANRQLVTSDGYFVLSVDQEPIVLDEAITAFSIGQDGTIIGVTADGTEAIAQLGIAKVVNPSGLEKLGGNMYRVTANANPDASIEDFMTFAGDAELGTGAIIAGQLEMSNVDLTAEFTEMIVAQRGFQANSRIITTSDEILQEVVNLKR; the protein is encoded by the coding sequence ATGCTAAGATCAATGTATTCGGGCGTATCCGGTATGCGCGGCTTCCAAACAAAGCTTGACGTCATCGGCAACAACATCGCGAATGTCAATACAGTTGGTTTTAAATCAGGACGTGTGATGTTTAAAGACATTTTAAGCCAGACGGTGGCAGGTGTGACTGCGCCAGAGGAAGGCGCTCGTGGCGGCGTGAATGCGAAGCAGGTTGGTCTTGGGGTATCTATCGGTTCTATCGACACGGTACATACAGCTGGCAGTGCCATGACTACTAACCAAGCTACAGATCTTCGAATTGATGGCGATGGATTTTTTGTCGTAAGAGCAAGTGATGATTCAGAAATGCTTTTAACACGTGCTGGCAACTTTACGCTTGATGCTAATCGACAGCTTGTTACTAGCGATGGTTATTTTGTTCTAAGCGTCGACCAAGAGCCGATCGTGCTTGATGAAGCGATTACTGCATTTTCAATTGGTCAGGACGGTACAATTATTGGAGTAACAGCTGATGGCACTGAAGCTATTGCGCAGCTTGGTATTGCAAAGGTAGTAAATCCTAGCGGACTAGAGAAGCTGGGCGGCAATATGTACCGTGTAACGGCCAACGCTAACCCTGACGCCTCAATTGAGGACTTCATGACCTTCGCAGGTGATGCAGAGCTTGGTACAGGGGCTATTATTGCGGGCCAGCTTGAAATGTCCAATGTGGACTTAACGGCTGAATTTACAGAAATGATCGTTGCACAGCGTGGTTTCCAGGCGAATTCACGTATTATTACGACTTCTGATGAAATTTTACAAGAGGTTGTAAATTTGAAACGATAG
- a CDS encoding flagellar hook-length control protein FliK, whose protein sequence is MEMAVSQAAAPQAQTTATGQLAKNTGGAVFQQTLVQQINGTNTSPTDSAQNKQLFANVVTEAAAVTVNVADSATLTDLMSIVDGLLEKLSVASDEGDASPVEDEQQLDQLAAALDQMSALLALLGIPVPVIQPAPIAIASEEGSVSILQLNTQATSLKSNLQDTLLQVQAMLQQGTSKLIGQQDPTVLIAKQLQELTAILESEPVDSSKKQTKSEAVSQQLFTAKPISQADVSVLLQRLSQQAAHPAVLSAAIQNLEQAVEADASPLEVISQVQLGNSQAETPRGITPLTVNSAPATSFVVADEFAKSMTGMIVQKFDISTLNGVSEAKLMLFPEHLGQVDVRITMQNGLLTAIFQTDTAMAKDMLDNQMAQLRAALQAQGLMVDKLEVSQGQSAAQLFQQQQGQGSNQQQASKRQSGNGEDNVGESQFETDMVEQASIQGLGFGRGLNVKA, encoded by the coding sequence ATGGAAATGGCAGTCTCACAAGCAGCAGCACCTCAAGCACAAACGACAGCAACCGGACAATTGGCTAAAAATACAGGCGGAGCAGTGTTCCAACAAACATTAGTTCAGCAAATTAATGGCACTAACACAAGTCCGACAGATAGTGCTCAAAATAAACAATTATTTGCTAATGTTGTTACGGAAGCCGCTGCTGTAACAGTAAATGTTGCAGATTCGGCTACTTTGACTGATTTAATGTCCATTGTTGACGGTTTGCTAGAGAAGCTGAGTGTTGCCAGCGATGAAGGGGACGCTTCACCAGTTGAAGATGAGCAGCAGCTAGATCAGCTTGCGGCCGCTCTTGATCAAATGAGCGCTTTGCTTGCATTGCTTGGCATTCCAGTGCCTGTAATTCAACCGGCACCGATAGCAATAGCTTCGGAGGAGGGCAGCGTTTCGATTCTTCAATTGAATACACAAGCAACGAGTTTAAAGTCTAATTTGCAGGATACGCTGCTTCAAGTGCAAGCGATGCTCCAGCAAGGTACGTCAAAGCTTATTGGGCAGCAAGATCCAACTGTATTGATTGCAAAGCAGCTCCAGGAGTTAACAGCGATTTTGGAAAGCGAACCGGTGGATAGCAGTAAGAAGCAAACGAAATCGGAAGCTGTTTCACAACAACTGTTCACTGCAAAACCGATATCACAGGCTGATGTCAGTGTGCTGCTGCAGCGTCTATCACAGCAAGCGGCACATCCAGCAGTATTGTCAGCAGCAATTCAAAACCTGGAGCAAGCAGTTGAAGCAGATGCTTCACCGCTTGAAGTTATTTCACAGGTGCAGCTTGGAAATAGTCAAGCTGAAACACCGCGTGGAATTACACCTCTTACCGTAAATTCAGCGCCGGCAACATCATTCGTAGTCGCTGATGAGTTTGCTAAATCAATGACAGGAATGATCGTGCAAAAATTCGATATTTCGACTTTAAACGGCGTTTCAGAAGCAAAGCTTATGCTTTTCCCTGAGCATCTAGGTCAAGTCGATGTGCGCATTACGATGCAGAATGGCTTGCTGACAGCAATCTTCCAAACCGATACGGCTATGGCGAAGGATATGCTGGATAATCAAATGGCTCAGCTCAGAGCTGCATTGCAGGCACAAGGCCTCATGGTCGATAAGCTGGAGGTATCTCAAGGGCAATCAGCTGCGCAGCTCTTTCAACAACAGCAAGGGCAAGGAAGCAACCAGCAGCAAGCATCCAAGCGCCAATCTGGCAATGGAGAAGATAACGTGGGCGAATCTCAATTTGAAACGGATATGGTTGAGCAAGCGTCAATTCAAGGCCTTGGGTTTGGCAGGGGATTAAACGTAAAAGCTTAG
- the fliR gene encoding flagellar biosynthetic protein FliR — MNAIVQGFPIFLLIFCRITAFFVVAPVFSSRGVPNVFKIGLGFFISLFVFLTYGMQQTIVPDAEYVLVLFREILIGVLMGYVVYLFFTVVQTAGAFMDLQVGFAMANIVDPHTGTSAPLLGNFKYMMLIVVFLMMNGHHFLLTALMDSYKWMPLSNELFSRMMSGGITDFLTRAVGNTFLLALQIAAPLVVAMFLTDVGLGFLTKTAPQFNVFVIGIPLKLIIGMVLLTLLMPSLAGLFERLLSIMFDSLEQLFGIVQGPPPGGQ; from the coding sequence ATGAACGCGATCGTACAAGGCTTTCCTATTTTTTTGTTAATCTTTTGTCGAATAACAGCGTTTTTCGTCGTAGCGCCAGTGTTCTCGTCTCGCGGCGTACCGAATGTGTTCAAAATTGGACTAGGTTTTTTCATTTCCCTTTTCGTTTTTTTAACCTATGGGATGCAGCAAACCATCGTACCCGATGCAGAGTATGTGCTGGTCTTGTTTCGCGAAATATTGATCGGCGTCCTTATGGGGTATGTAGTTTACTTGTTTTTCACTGTTGTGCAAACAGCAGGTGCATTTATGGACTTGCAGGTTGGTTTTGCAATGGCGAACATCGTAGATCCACATACGGGCACATCAGCCCCGCTGCTCGGTAATTTCAAATATATGATGCTCATCGTAGTATTTCTAATGATGAACGGACATCATTTTTTATTAACAGCGCTTATGGACAGCTATAAATGGATGCCGCTATCCAATGAATTGTTTAGTCGGATGATGAGCGGAGGAATAACTGATTTTTTGACAAGGGCTGTAGGCAATACGTTCTTGCTCGCTTTGCAAATAGCGGCACCGCTTGTTGTAGCCATGTTTTTGACGGATGTTGGATTAGGTTTCTTAACGAAAACAGCACCGCAATTTAACGTGTTTGTCATTGGGATTCCTCTTAAATTAATTATAGGAATGGTTTTGCTTACTTTGTTAATGCCAAGTCTTGCTGGTTTGTTCGAAAGATTGTTATCCATTATGTTCGACTCTTTGGAGCAGTTATTCGGAATTGTGCAAGGACCGCCGCCTGGAGGGCAATAG
- a CDS encoding response regulator: MANRILIVDDAAFMRMMIRDILSKNGYEVVGEAQDGAQAVEKYKELKPDLTTMDITMPEMDGISALKEIKKLDGNAKVIMCSAMGQQAMVIDAIQAGAKDFIVKPFQADRVIEAIKKTLG, encoded by the coding sequence ATGGCAAACCGCATTCTTATCGTAGACGACGCAGCATTCATGCGCATGATGATTCGAGACATTTTATCAAAGAACGGCTACGAAGTCGTCGGTGAAGCCCAAGATGGCGCCCAAGCAGTAGAGAAATACAAGGAATTAAAACCAGACTTAACGACAATGGATATTACAATGCCTGAAATGGATGGCATATCGGCTCTTAAAGAAATTAAAAAGCTGGATGGCAACGCAAAAGTTATTATGTGTTCAGCGATGGGTCAGCAAGCAATGGTTATTGATGCGATTCAAGCAGGCGCAAAGGATTTCATCGTTAAGCCGTTCCAAGCAGATCGCGTTATTGAAGCGATCAAGAAAACTCTCGGATAA
- a CDS encoding flagellar biosynthetic protein FliO: MAIWPRIAAAAALDGSSANNDGQFTFTRNSNLAGSLIWVIISLAIVIVLIILVIKFLSQRSQRWGTNRSLRSLGGLALGQNNSLQVIEIAGRIYIVGIGENITLIDKIEDPEQVHAIIAVLERQHETAWSKDHLSQLLVKLKNRNGKSEPEPSNEQWNKTDSFQQLLHNKLSEQAERKQQLEDLLYDSKSNERLMDDEK; the protein is encoded by the coding sequence ATGGCGATTTGGCCTCGTATTGCGGCTGCTGCTGCATTAGACGGCAGCAGCGCAAACAATGATGGACAGTTTACGTTTACTAGAAATAGCAATTTAGCGGGAAGCTTAATCTGGGTCATCATCTCTCTTGCCATCGTTATTGTATTGATTATTTTAGTTATTAAATTTCTGTCTCAGCGCAGCCAAAGGTGGGGAACGAATCGTTCACTTCGTTCACTCGGCGGTCTTGCGCTAGGACAAAACAATTCACTTCAGGTTATTGAGATTGCTGGCAGGATTTACATTGTAGGTATTGGTGAAAATATTACCCTCATTGACAAAATTGAGGACCCTGAACAAGTGCATGCCATCATTGCTGTATTAGAGAGGCAGCATGAGACAGCTTGGTCCAAAGATCATTTATCTCAATTGTTGGTAAAGCTGAAAAACCGAAATGGAAAATCCGAGCCTGAGCCGTCAAATGAACAGTGGAATAAGACGGATTCATTTCAGCAACTGTTACATAACAAGCTCAGTGAGCAAGCAGAGCGAAAGCAACAACTAGAAGATTTATTGTATGACTCTAAATCAAATGAACGGTTGATGGATGATGAAAAATAA
- a CDS encoding flagellar hook capping FlgD N-terminal domain-containing protein: MANSISTRAVWPNYNTANVQAAANKKTDTLGKDQFLSILVTQLRNQDPMQPLQDKDFIAQMAQFTSVEQLMNMASEITLMRQSIGSASSLIGKTIQWNEYNDAGSVVPVNGVVDSIISKEGILYAAVGATEVALDYVTSISETKTDTNPSSNDDTTSESADAAEGAES, encoded by the coding sequence ATGGCAAATAGCATATCGACTCGCGCAGTTTGGCCTAACTACAATACAGCCAATGTTCAAGCAGCAGCCAATAAAAAGACAGATACTTTAGGCAAAGATCAGTTTCTGAGCATTCTAGTGACACAATTGCGAAATCAGGATCCCATGCAGCCGCTTCAAGATAAAGATTTCATAGCACAAATGGCGCAATTTACATCTGTAGAGCAGCTTATGAATATGGCTTCAGAGATTACATTAATGCGTCAGAGCATAGGCTCAGCATCCAGTCTAATCGGAAAAACAATTCAGTGGAATGAATATAATGATGCAGGCAGCGTTGTACCTGTAAACGGAGTAGTTGATTCCATTATTTCGAAGGAAGGCATTCTATATGCTGCAGTAGGCGCAACTGAGGTTGCACTTGATTATGTGACTTCAATTTCGGAAACGAAAACGGACACGAATCCTTCATCGAATGATGACACGACTTCTGAATCAGCAGATGCTGCGGAGGGGGCTGAGAGCTAG
- the fliM gene encoding flagellar motor switch protein FliM: MVDVLSQNEIDALLAALDSGEMDAEDLKKEETVRKVSLYDFKRAVRFSKDHIRSLTRIHENFARYLTTYFSAQLRTFVQINVVQVEQLPYDEFIRSIPKMTILNIFEAEPLEGRMVLEVHPNVAYAMLDRMLGGQGIAPSKINNLTEIETIIMERIFSRTFESLQEAWKTIIDISPRLEALETNPQFMQIVSPNETIALISFSTKIGDTTGMINLCIPHVVIEPIMSRLSVHHWFVSQKKARAPEEVEILEQRVNKAKLPIVAELGESTISISEFLGLNVGDVISLKKSVTDGLKIKVGDKLKFIGSPGSVKDRLAVQIDEIVSEGEEEDHDE, encoded by the coding sequence TTGGTTGATGTTTTATCGCAAAATGAGATTGATGCGCTACTAGCAGCCTTGGATTCCGGTGAAATGGATGCAGAGGATTTAAAAAAGGAAGAAACGGTACGAAAGGTCAGCTTGTATGATTTTAAACGCGCCGTACGTTTTTCAAAGGATCATATTAGAAGTTTAACCCGGATACATGAAAATTTCGCGCGATATTTGACAACCTATTTCTCAGCGCAACTACGCACCTTTGTTCAAATTAATGTTGTGCAGGTTGAGCAATTGCCTTACGACGAATTTATTCGCTCCATTCCAAAGATGACCATTTTAAATATCTTTGAGGCGGAGCCGCTGGAAGGCCGTATGGTGCTTGAGGTTCATCCCAACGTAGCTTACGCTATGCTTGATCGGATGTTAGGCGGTCAAGGCATCGCGCCATCCAAAATTAATAATTTAACTGAGATTGAAACGATTATTATGGAACGTATTTTTAGTCGAACGTTTGAAAGCTTACAAGAAGCTTGGAAAACAATAATTGACATTTCGCCAAGGTTGGAAGCTTTGGAGACGAATCCGCAATTTATGCAAATCGTCTCTCCGAATGAGACGATAGCGCTCATTTCCTTTAGCACAAAAATTGGCGATACGACAGGGATGATAAATCTTTGTATCCCGCATGTTGTTATTGAACCGATTATGTCAAGACTTTCCGTTCATCATTGGTTTGTTTCGCAGAAGAAAGCCCGTGCACCGGAAGAGGTTGAAATTTTGGAGCAGCGAGTTAATAAAGCAAAACTTCCAATTGTAGCTGAGTTAGGTGAATCAACGATTTCTATTAGTGAGTTCTTAGGACTAAATGTAGGAGATGTTATTTCACTTAAAAAATCAGTTACGGATGGCCTGAAAATTAAAGTTGGAGACAAGCTTAAGTTCATTGGCAGTCCTGGCTCCGTCAAGGATCGATTGGCTGTACAAATAGACGAGATTGTCAGTGAAGGAGAGGAAGAAGATCATGACGAGTAA
- a CDS encoding TIGR02530 family flagellar biosynthesis protein — translation MNNGVKIGHIFPVKSTPLQSTQAAASRSVQPTEFQNLLDSKVLKFSHHAEVRMQQRGIKLQPESLTKIINAVEDAASKGAQDSLIVFRDIAMIVNVPSRTVVTAMDGGQMRSNVFTQIDSAIILN, via the coding sequence GTGAATAATGGAGTGAAAATCGGTCATATTTTCCCGGTTAAATCCACACCACTGCAGTCTACCCAAGCGGCAGCCAGTCGTTCAGTGCAACCAACGGAATTTCAAAACTTACTTGATTCAAAGGTGCTTAAGTTTAGTCACCATGCTGAAGTAAGGATGCAGCAAAGAGGCATTAAATTACAGCCGGAATCATTGACAAAAATCATTAATGCCGTAGAAGACGCAGCATCTAAGGGTGCTCAGGACTCCCTAATTGTATTTCGTGATATTGCTATGATTGTGAACGTCCCTAGTCGTACCGTTGTTACAGCAATGGATGGTGGACAAATGAGAAGCAATGTATTTACCCAAATAGATAGTGCTATTATTTTAAATTAA
- a CDS encoding MgtE protein, protein MAGTDNEKQGYSTLERIMFLMTPILFAIVLLGVLYTLFNMDFRNKMLEAGNSIPFIRDVLPEPKVADGELNDEGLRTATMSSKIADLQAQLSAIESELAAANQTKSTLEQEIKDLQNDNTQLKSVNDEELLEDEQYQEKIQELATMFSKITPSKAAPILQSMTLEEMVLVFSNMKNEDRVRIMEKMNPQIAANAAMMLKDNVKAKDMQIAALQAKLLAQKSTETKTASSVLDQEQLSATFSAMNASSAAELLVKMIDVSPSKVLRILNSVGDQTRSSILAEMSKINDKATAQLVAKLMSGS, encoded by the coding sequence TTGGCGGGTACCGATAATGAAAAACAAGGCTATAGTACATTGGAACGAATTATGTTCTTGATGACGCCGATATTATTCGCAATTGTACTACTCGGTGTATTATATACCTTGTTTAATATGGATTTTCGCAATAAAATGCTTGAAGCTGGCAATTCAATCCCATTCATAAGAGACGTACTTCCTGAACCAAAGGTTGCAGATGGTGAATTAAATGATGAAGGATTAAGAACGGCTACTATGTCATCCAAAATTGCAGATCTACAAGCGCAGTTAAGTGCAATTGAATCTGAGCTTGCCGCTGCAAATCAAACGAAATCGACGCTTGAGCAAGAAATAAAGGATTTACAAAACGATAATACTCAGCTCAAGAGTGTAAATGATGAGGAACTGCTAGAGGACGAGCAATATCAAGAAAAAATTCAAGAGCTTGCAACGATGTTTTCCAAAATAACACCAAGCAAAGCGGCTCCAATATTGCAAAGCATGACTTTAGAAGAAATGGTTCTCGTATTCTCGAATATGAAAAATGAGGATAGAGTCAGAATTATGGAGAAGATGAATCCACAGATCGCTGCTAACGCTGCGATGATGCTAAAGGACAATGTGAAGGCTAAGGACATGCAAATCGCGGCTTTGCAAGCCAAGCTGCTTGCTCAGAAGTCGACAGAAACAAAGACTGCGTCATCTGTTCTTGACCAAGAGCAGTTAAGCGCTACTTTCTCGGCTATGAATGCTTCAAGCGCTGCCGAGTTGCTAGTTAAAATGATTGATGTGAGCCCAAGCAAGGTGCTTCGCATACTTAACTCGGTTGGTGATCAAACCCGATCATCGATTTTAGCGGAAATGTCTAAAATCAATGATAAGGCGACAGCGCAGCTTGTAGCGAAATTAATGTCTGGCAGCTAG
- a CDS encoding flagellar FlbD family protein, producing the protein MITVTRLNGTKVTINAILIELIEESADTVITLTTGKKLVVKEKTAELLLLNQQFLKTIGLIAAAQKSEQLEDTSS; encoded by the coding sequence ATGATCACCGTAACGCGCTTAAATGGAACAAAAGTAACCATTAATGCGATTTTGATTGAATTAATTGAAGAGTCTGCTGATACAGTTATTACGCTCACGACAGGTAAAAAGCTGGTCGTTAAAGAAAAGACAGCGGAGCTTCTGCTGCTTAATCAGCAATTCCTGAAAACTATTGGGCTTATTGCAGCAGCTCAAAAGAGTGAGCAATTGGAGGATACCTCATCATGA
- the fliJ gene encoding flagellar export protein FliJ, with protein MSSFRYSFQRVVDLKSSEKTQAEWILSSAIGALTEEEISLEQLQLKKRDWEEKLISAASTAVPLSELQIIQQYLDYLVTCIASKMKDVLRAQKAVDQSRLKLSDKMKDEKVWLKAKDHARDRFQYALQIKEQNELDELASVRFMISTP; from the coding sequence ATGTCATCGTTTCGTTATTCGTTTCAAAGGGTTGTCGATTTGAAGTCTAGTGAAAAGACACAGGCAGAGTGGATTCTATCATCCGCAATTGGGGCATTGACTGAAGAGGAGATCTCATTGGAACAATTGCAGTTAAAGAAGCGAGATTGGGAAGAAAAGCTGATATCTGCCGCAAGTACAGCTGTTCCATTGTCAGAGCTTCAAATTATTCAGCAATATTTAGATTATTTAGTTACTTGTATTGCAAGCAAAATGAAAGATGTGTTGCGCGCGCAAAAGGCGGTTGACCAAAGCAGGCTTAAGCTCTCAGACAAAATGAAGGATGAGAAAGTGTGGCTTAAAGCAAAAGATCATGCGCGAGACCGGTTCCAGTATGCTTTGCAAATCAAAGAGCAGAACGAGCTGGATGAGCTGGCAAGCGTCCGTTTCATGATATCAACCCCATAA
- the fliQ gene encoding flagellar biosynthesis protein FliQ, protein MSTDFIIGLAGEAVFVVLKASAPMLVLALVVGLLVSIFQATTQIQEQTLAFVPKIVAVFVSIVIFGPWILNTVIDFTYNLLNNLHNYIG, encoded by the coding sequence ATGAGTACTGATTTCATTATCGGATTGGCCGGTGAGGCTGTATTCGTAGTTTTGAAAGCCAGTGCACCAATGCTCGTTCTTGCTTTGGTCGTAGGTTTACTTGTCAGCATATTTCAGGCTACAACACAGATTCAGGAGCAGACGCTTGCATTTGTCCCGAAAATTGTAGCTGTTTTTGTATCGATCGTCATATTTGGACCATGGATTCTTAATACGGTTATCGACTTCACTTATAATCTGCTGAACAATCTTCATAATTACATCGGTTAG
- the fliY gene encoding flagellar motor switch phosphatase FliY — MTSKDYLSQEEIDALLRQSSNEMEPEQSSDVGKQLSDFLTEMEQSALGEIGNITFGSAATALSTLLGKKVDITTPQVTIVRKDELADIFPKPHVAVSVQYVDGFQGINSLVIKTKDAQIIADLMLGGEGTNITVEDLNEIHISAVQEAMNQMMGSSATSMSTIFNRFVNISPPGIDILDVNNGNGMEHLPPVDLFIKISFRLTIGDLIDSTIMQLLPIPFAKQMVDILMGTVDEQPIATPAPAPVAAPPAPVQQAAAMQETAAAYMAPPSQGMPPTQYQTPAAGYDMPMQPPGPHTYGHAANRNVNVQPVQFANFGNAPFIQQEETNLNLLLDIPLKVTVELGRTQKQIKDILELSQGSIIELDKLAGEPVDILVNNKLIAKGEVVVIDENFGVRVTDIVSQWDRIQKLQ, encoded by the coding sequence ATGACGAGTAAGGACTATTTGTCCCAAGAGGAAATTGATGCATTGCTTCGACAATCCTCCAATGAAATGGAACCGGAGCAGTCCTCTGATGTTGGAAAACAACTTTCAGACTTCTTAACCGAAATGGAACAATCTGCTCTGGGCGAAATTGGGAATATAACCTTTGGCAGTGCTGCTACAGCGTTATCAACGCTGCTTGGCAAGAAGGTTGATATTACAACGCCTCAGGTAACCATTGTAAGAAAAGACGAGCTAGCAGATATATTTCCTAAGCCGCATGTTGCCGTTAGCGTACAATACGTGGATGGATTTCAAGGCATCAACTCTCTTGTTATCAAGACGAAGGATGCTCAAATCATTGCTGATTTAATGCTTGGGGGTGAAGGTACTAATATTACGGTTGAAGATCTGAATGAGATTCATATTAGTGCTGTTCAAGAAGCGATGAATCAAATGATGGGGTCTTCCGCGACGTCTATGTCAACGATTTTCAACAGATTTGTCAATATATCGCCGCCAGGCATCGATATTTTAGATGTGAATAACGGCAATGGAATGGAGCATTTGCCGCCAGTTGATCTGTTTATCAAAATATCATTTCGACTGACGATCGGTGATTTGATTGATTCAACAATTATGCAGCTGCTCCCAATCCCTTTTGCAAAACAAATGGTAGATATATTAATGGGAACAGTGGATGAGCAGCCTATTGCCACCCCTGCACCGGCTCCAGTTGCAGCGCCACCAGCACCGGTACAACAAGCGGCGGCAATGCAGGAGACAGCGGCTGCATATATGGCACCGCCGTCTCAAGGAATGCCGCCTACACAGTATCAAACACCTGCAGCTGGCTACGACATGCCAATGCAACCGCCTGGACCACATACATATGGACATGCAGCGAATCGGAATGTTAATGTACAGCCAGTACAATTTGCCAATTTCGGCAATGCTCCTTTTATTCAACAAGAAGAGACAAACCTTAATTTACTTCTCGACATACCGCTTAAGGTCACTGTAGAATTAGGGAGAACCCAAAAGCAAATAAAGGATATTTTAGAGCTGTCGCAAGGTTCGATTATTGAGCTGGACAAGCTAGCAGGCGAGCCAGTTGACATCCTTGTAAACAATAAACTGATTGCTAAAGGCGAAGTTGTTGTTATTGATGAAAACTTTGGTGTTCGCGTAACGGATATCGTAAGCCAATGGGACCGAATTCAAAAATTACAATAG
- the fliP gene encoding flagellar type III secretion system pore protein FliP (The bacterial flagellar biogenesis protein FliP forms a type III secretion system (T3SS)-type pore required for flagellar assembly.): MFINNQAFAEPLPDISINIGDGSSDTPDTSALSILLLITVLSVAPAILVLMTSFTRIVIVLGFVRTSLGTQQMPPNQVLIGLAMFLTFFIMAPTFSQVNEVALQPYLKGDISQTEAFQEATVPMKKFMFSHTREKDLMLFMNYTKTEKPETVEDIPITVLIPAYAISELKTAFQMGFMIFIPFLVIDMIVASTLMAMGMMMLPPVMISLPFKLLLFVLVDGWYLIVKSLLLSFNT; this comes from the coding sequence ATGTTTATCAATAATCAAGCATTTGCGGAGCCGTTGCCCGATATTTCGATAAACATAGGGGACGGCAGCAGTGATACGCCTGACACTAGTGCGCTATCCATACTTCTATTAATAACAGTACTAAGTGTCGCTCCAGCCATTTTGGTGCTCATGACAAGCTTTACTAGAATTGTTATCGTTCTTGGATTTGTAAGAACATCACTTGGTACTCAGCAAATGCCGCCAAATCAGGTGTTGATTGGACTTGCGATGTTTCTGACCTTCTTCATTATGGCACCGACATTCTCACAAGTGAACGAGGTAGCGTTGCAGCCATATCTGAAGGGTGATATTTCACAAACTGAGGCTTTTCAAGAGGCAACAGTGCCTATGAAGAAGTTTATGTTCTCTCATACTCGGGAGAAGGATTTAATGCTTTTCATGAATTACACCAAAACAGAAAAACCAGAGACGGTTGAAGACATTCCAATTACAGTTTTAATACCTGCGTATGCGATTAGCGAGCTCAAAACAGCGTTTCAAATGGGTTTTATGATCTTCATACCTTTTCTTGTCATCGATATGATTGTTGCGAGCACATTGATGGCGATGGGGATGATGATGTTGCCTCCGGTAATGATTTCGTTGCCATTTAAGCTGCTGCTGTTCGTATTGGTGGATGGATGGTATTTGATCGTAAAATCATTGTTATTAAGCTTCAACACGTGA
- a CDS encoding flagellar basal body-associated FliL family protein translates to MKKMLPWLITILLSITLIAIVAIILFKSFFADPNELATETKTIEVKALSADQRVAVTSELKEFRRNLKEQEYFVVLSFAFQLDSKKAKEEFDKIMEIEIRPVINRTIADMTAEELQGSQGEDALESKLLNLLIPVVSKGKLIKVEITNFMITQI, encoded by the coding sequence ATGAAAAAAATGCTTCCATGGTTAATAACGATATTATTGTCTATTACATTAATTGCTATTGTTGCAATTATATTGTTCAAGTCATTTTTTGCAGATCCAAATGAGCTGGCTACAGAGACAAAAACCATTGAGGTCAAAGCATTGTCAGCGGATCAACGAGTGGCTGTTACTTCCGAATTGAAGGAATTTAGAAGAAACCTGAAGGAACAAGAGTATTTTGTAGTATTAAGCTTTGCTTTCCAGCTAGACAGCAAGAAAGCCAAAGAAGAGTTCGATAAGATAATGGAAATTGAGATTAGGCCTGTCATAAATCGTACGATAGCCGATATGACTGCAGAGGAGTTGCAAGGCTCGCAGGGTGAGGATGCTCTGGAATCGAAGCTGCTGAATCTATTAATTCCAGTCGTTTCAAAAGGCAAATTGATCAAAGTAGAAATCACAAACTTTATGATTACTCAAATTTAA